The Alnus glutinosa chromosome 1, dhAlnGlut1.1, whole genome shotgun sequence region ATTGCCACCAATCACCATATATAACGTTTTTTGGCAGCCATTGCCACGTGATGCATGCCCAAGTGCCATCAGCTTCTGCCGCTTGGACCTCCACAACGTTCGAGATCCAAGTCCCAAACAGTTATCATTGAACCTTCCAGAAACTACAGAAATTCTCACACATGCAAAACGAAGCTGCAGCCATGGCCACGTTGGCACCCATTGTCGCCCGTCGTGGAATGTGGGTGTCGTCATCTTGTTGTAACGGAATTTTCGTGGCCCTGCAAGCAGCTCTGTGTTGAAGGTTGTCTGGCTTCTGATCATGCCCCTCCATTTCCGAAGCTTCAAAAACATACACCAAGAAACGGCTATGTCTTCCCCATGCAAAACACTGCTGCATCCATGGCCATGTGGGCACCCAGCGTCTCCGTGTACCCAAGGAGCTCGAGAAACGTCGGGAATGCCAACGTCATCGGTGTTCATGAAAAATGCCGGAGTTCTCAGCCTCCCGTTATCAGAACCCACGGTGGCCACCAACAAGAAAGCTTCCAACGCCATCGGTGGGTGAAGATGACCAAAGGCGCAATCCTCTCAGCCATTTCCTTAAACACTTTGCGCCCATACTCCAAAAGCCCGCATGTCACATACAAATCAAGCATAGTATTGCCAAGATACAAAGCAGAAGCAATCCTACCAAACAAAATCGTCTGCGCATGAGTCTGCCTCCCGAAATCCACGTCAAGCACTACACCACAAGTCTTAAAAATCGCAAAGAAAATGATCGACACAGGCCCAATACCCGCTCTTCTCAACCCATTATACAAAACAACAGACTCGGAAAATGGTTCGTGAAAAGCGTACCCACGAATGAGAGCAATCCAGAGGAAGGGGTGTGGGTGGTGGACTTGTTGAATGCAGAGCAAACAAGTCTTCACAGGCCAACGGACTTGCTGAAGTTCAACAGTTTTGGGTGCTGCGTGCTGAATTTCGTCCAtggaaagaaaattcaaattgagtGGTACCTGCGAAGCATTGTCAGATGGATCCAGACATGTTGCTGCTGGTGCTGACCTGGGCTTACGTCCTGCAGAAGTATTGTTTTCTAAGGCAGGTGCAAGACTGCTGCTAGAGGCAGTGTTTGGAGTGGTCCCAGCAGGTGCGTTACCCTCAAGGTCATGCCTAAAAGAGCAATTGCCCCCTATATGGCAGACCCCTTGTAAGTAAAAGGAACACGAAACAGTGGTCATGTTCACAGGTGTCGAAGAGTGGGCCGATGCAAGTGACGATGCAGGGCTGAAAAATGGAGGTCTCGTGCCTGGCGAAGGGGTTAATTAAAAACCCAAGCTTGGACTCGAAGCTCCTCTCGACTGGACGAAGAAGAACCCGAGCAACCCAGCGGAGACATTGAGGAATGGAACGACTCCAATCGTCAGATTGAGCTTGGCCTTGGACCCGAAGCTCGTCTCGCTCACGGCCAGCTTGTTGATCGTGAGTGGCTCCCTCCAGTCAGGGACGCGATCTGGTTCCACAGCCTCGCCCCCCTGAGTCTCGGCTATCAACACAGAGAGCTCCACACCTTCGTCGTTTATGCCCCTGATTTGAGCATTTGGTCCCATCCGCTTCCAGGAAAGTGTCGAAGGACCGTGCCGCTAGCTAGTAACAGCCATGGTGGCCGCCACCTAGGAAACCTACAACACCACCGGTGTTTAGCCGTTGTGGTTGAGGGCTGGAATACATGAGAGCTCTAGATTGACAGCGGCTCCTGCCGCTGCGTCTCCACCAGCAGAGACCACTTGGCCAATACCCGTATCACAAGAAATGATTGGTGGAAAGGGTGCCTTCTACAACAAAAGCCAACTCCCCGTGGTCAactttggaaaaaaagaaagtagcaTCAACAAATGCCATGTAGGGATGTGATGTAAGGTGCAAAGGGTAGTCATCAGCCACGTAGCTAGTTGGACCCCCTAGATACGTAGCGTCCAAGTTCTTCACGTCCTTTGCTCTATTCAGGGGCACTGAGCTCAGTGAGCTACAACTTCTACCAGAGAAAAACACCCGAGTTGCGCCATGGCTTCCGTCGACCTCGCCAGCCGAGTCGTCAGCTGTGGCATCTTTGTCGTATTCCACTGGCTTCCATCACCATCAATGCTTCCGGACTACCAAGTTCAACTCACACAACCTGGCATCAAACGAGAGATGCTCCTTGATATCACAATCAACCAGAGGGGAAAATGGCATCGCCACACTAGGTGCCAACGCCGCCGTTACAGGCTGTGCGTCCATGGAATCAATGTTCGTGGCCAGATCTAAACCCTCGACTGGGAGGACGCCATTTGAAATGAGAACGCCCAAGTTGTTCGGCGATTGCTCGAGGATACTTCCAAATGATATAGGTAGGTGCGTACTTAGCgtttctttttcaaaaagagGCTGATCTGTTTCTGCCATTTGTAGGTGCTCGTGGACTGCTTCCTCTTGCACAAGGTCCTGGATAATTTCAATAACCCGGTACCATTTAGACATCATTAGGCGTGAGTTTTCCACCATTCGGCATGTATTTTCCGTCGATTGTGTTAGGGTGTCTCGCAGCTGATCTAATGACTCCCACATCTTATGCATGAGTAAATCAGGGCTCATCCCAGCGTAGGGATTTGACTAAGAAAAATGGGCTTCGTGATGGTGTGACAGAGCTGCCATGGAAGAGATTGTGGTGTAGAAATGagaggaaaataataataataataataataatatgttgGATAACAGAAGCTAGGAAAAAATTTCGGAGGGAAAATGGAAAATGTTGAAGCGATGGGTGAAGAAAGAacggctttgataccaattgttatgTGCTTTCTTATATGAAAGAGGAAAATTCAGGGAAGAAGATGATAAACAGTAGATTAAGGCTCTTCAAGAGGCCTATCTCTCCTACAAACCATGGGCTCTTCGAGAGGCCCGAGCTCTCCAAAAAAGTTAAGGCTCAATATTCTCCCTTCATGCTTTCCTTCTCCATTCTTTGGGTTCTTATAGGGGAGTAACTTCTACCACCTCATCCCCCTTCTAGAGCCTTCATGCTAACAAAATATGGTTAGCTCCTAGATACCTCCGCTCACTACCCTTCTAGAATACTCCTTACACTATGCATGTTAGTATTGTAGTATACATGCATATGTCTAAATGCTCTTGAACCTTATACAACatatgtttttcttattttagctCACATAACCCCACCCTCGCCAATAGATTCAGAGACAAGTATTAGCATAAATCACACAGATTCTACAACATTTAAACAGGCCAACTTGATTTCCGCCGGCAAAGACTTATGACAGCGAAATGCTGAAGCATTGATCATGATGGATGACATTGGGAGCATGAAATAGTCTTTTCAGAGTCTTGGAAGTACCAATAGAAGTCAAGCAGAAGCCATCCAAGAATAATTCATTTCTAGCAAAATCAACAAGGATGACAAATTTGAGTATCATATGCAGCACAACAGCAAACTCACCATCTGGTGAATCCCTGAAAACCCACCAGACGCTGCAATGAAGCTCAAGCAAAATATAAAGCAAATACATCTTGGTGGAACCCAAATTCTAAAATTTCTGTACAGCCTTATACATGTCTTGCGCATGAAGGTCCTGATTTGATGTCCTAGAGTCCATTCCCAATTAAATTTGGCAAAGCAGACCGTATTTTGGAGCCCGAAACACCTTGGCCAACAAATGAAAGAATGTTGAACTATTCCCTTTATGGAATCAAAGTGAACTAAACTTCATCAGTTCATAATTGGTCAAAGGTTTCTACTGTTAGCCTGGCTAGAAGATGAAGCATTCAGCTTAATAACCCTCTCATCATGACCAGATGCGAAGAGAAGGCTACTCCAGTTTGTCGACCTCTGGAAAATTCTGGAAGGAACACGATCACTATCTTCCCCACCAGAAGCTTCATACCCATCACTGGTTGACCTTGACAGTGGGATCCCCCTCTGAGAAACTGCACCAGCAGCAGACAAACCTGTGAGCCGCCTTGCCTCTTCAGGACCTGATGAAGAGACCCGGAATGGGTGAATATCGGGTGAGTCCAAACTGCTCTCAGGAGAAGAAGCAACAATCCCAGCTGAGCTTGACATTGCTAGGCTTGTTTGGAAAGCACTGCGCGCTTCAAGCTGAAGAGGGGCCAAACTAGTTGATGACTCGTTGAAACCTTTCTCAACTTCTTTAACTGAAACCGTTGGCAGGGGCTCAAGGGGTAGGTCAGCTGGGAGGCGCACCCGCTTATTGGCCCGCCTTCTATTATTATCAGGCCTCGGGACCATCCGACGGCCACTGTTGCCAAAGCTACTGTCAGGTTCTAGGCCAAAAGGGGCATCCCGTCTCATTATAGGCTGCaagattttggatttttttcttGCCTCTGCAGCAGCCTTTGAAACCTCTTCTCCATTTAATCGTGCTAATGTCCATGGACTGATCTTTACTGCTCCAggatttcttttcttaatatGTTCCTCTCGCGATATTTTCCCTAACGAGCTCACAGACGCAGTTTCTGGAGGAACGACATCAAACTGCAAGAAATACAGAAATTACAGTAGCATCAACAAACAGAACCATATGATTTTAGCTCGTTATAATATCAGTGTCAATGGTCATCGTAATCATCATTCTGTTCATAATTAGTCCACTGAAAACGCTTATGCAGTGCCCAAAATGGGTGGCGGGGGTAACAAGCATAATGCATACTCCACAAATTATTCTAGGAGATAAAGAGACATCGGGAATCACTCATAAATCAACACTCCAATGGTATTTTGACCCACATTTGAATAAGATCTATGTTGTTAGTTCATTCCATTTAAATAAGCTACAGTGGCTTCTCTGACCACTTCCTAAGAAAGACCTTGAGAtttcaatgaagaaaaagaagggaatATTACCAATTTACTGATTTGGCAAAGGCCATTCTAACAGACAGTTGCTCGCAACAAAAATGCAAATATAGTAAGCACCGATACCGGCATGGGACAGGGATAAGATACAATACTAATACAGTGATAGGGAAATATTCAGAATTTTACAGATATTCACATTTCTTCCAGTGTCCCATTATATTAAgagtttaaaaatatttttttaatcagcAGACATATTGGACACATATCCGGCCGTATCTGAGCCATAGCTGTGTCTAATGTGTGATACCGACACTCCAGCGATTTTTTGGAGTATCCATACTTCATTGATGCCTACTGAATAATTTCATCTACCTAAGGCTTTATAAAACCAATAATGCAGACGAAAAATAATAGCAATATATCACCTTTTAGCTGGTCAGATAATTGTAACCAGCCCAGACTATCTTCTACTTTTGTTTTCCCAGTTAGAGACCTACCAAGGATgttggaaatgaaagaaatacaAGAGACATGCACAAACAACAAAAGTTCGAGATTTGGGAGATGACAAGCCTAATGTTGTGGCACAACTACTACTAATGTAATATGCAGATATGCAAGTAACTGTCATCTCCAATAAAGGAAGTGTAGATTGGTCAAAAATACCTGATCTTCAAGAAACAAGCGTGGGGGTGTGCACCATGCACCACGGTGGAAAGTTGTAAAGGAGCTTGCACTGCTTAATCCAGTAAGTGAACTGGCAGGAGACATTTGGGGACTCTGTTGAACTCCAACTCCTTGTTGCTCTTGTTCCTGCTCCCTCAGAGCTATGATATAATCATATGTACTGATTCCCTATGTCAGATGCAGGAATTATATTAATAGCTAATTTTAAGTTTCAATTAGAGGATGCAGTCAAAGAGAGTGGTGACACCATGTGTAAAAAGAAAGTTTGTTGTGTGATTCATTTACAACAATAAAAcacaagataattttttttttttatgaaaataaaacacaagataaattaagaaaagaaaaaagtataaaaataagaaatattagtaaaaaaaatggattttgcATATCCATGGGAGGTAACAACATAGGAATAACAGATATTTTCCATACCAACCTCATTGAAGGTGAACCCCCTCCCCCAACCCcccaaaagaagaaataaatcatctccttttcttttttcaaatcaaagaagaagaacacaTAAGAGGTATTAAATAACAATCCTTTACACTACCACAAGAAAAATCCAgcccaaataaataaactaagatAGGGCCAGTGTTGAAACAATAACAACTCATGACAGCATGCAAGAGTGGTTGAGATCTTACCTTCTTTATGAGGAGGatgtgaaagaagaaaagctGAGCTAGTGGTAGGGTAGCAATCAGAGCCAAAATGGTGCACACTACCTATAAACAAGTTATGTTGATAGTTAATTTGACGATAGGACCAGCCCTCAAAAGAAACAACTGAGGAATTAACTTTCTGTGTCCTCATGCCTCTTTTGagccaac contains the following coding sequences:
- the LOC133869057 gene encoding probable protein S-acyltransferase 22, with the translated sequence MRKHGWQLPYHPLQVVAVAVFLALGFAFYVFFAPFVGKKLYQYIVMGLYTPLITCVFGLYIWCAAADPADPGVFKSKKYLKFPDYEKHSTPKDSKLGGESTSSRLDANAATAGGKPVDNDAVAKDATSNDRINEIKEKNASPKHSSRFLLACAPFAFICNRCSSSEESSEQTCEEEGMFYCSLCEVEVFKYSKHCRVCDKCVDRFDHHCRWLNNCIGKKNYRQFFTLMVTSLLLLILQWSTGILVLICCSLERKRFSVDISMKLGSSFSLVPFIIVVVVCTILALIATLPLAQLFFFHILLIKKGISTYDYIIALREQEQEQQGVGVQQSPQMSPASSLTGLSSASSFTTFHRGAWCTPPRLFLEDQFDVVPPETASVSSLGKISREEHIKKRNPGAVKISPWTLARLNGEEVSKAAAEARKKSKILQPIMRRDAPFGLEPDSSFGNSGRRMVPRPDNNRRRANKRVRLPADLPLEPLPTVSVKEVEKGFNESSTSLAPLQLEARSAFQTSLAMSSSAGIVASSPESSLDSPDIHPFRVSSSGPEEARRLTGLSAAGAVSQRGIPLSRSTSDGYEASGGEDSDRVPSRIFQRSTNWSSLLFASGHDERVIKLNASSSSQANSRNL